The genomic DNA TTCCAGACTCAGTAAAATTATTGTGCTTTATTTTATCTTAATCGAAATGCCCACAAGTCATTATTTTCTCGGAGAGtagcagaaacaaaaataaaatcaaccatttactgtaaacattcacattattcgtatttttttttaaaatgtattcttcAGTAAACTCAgcgcaaaataacacatttcatATAgtaaacagaaaaggaaaaacatttatAGGCATCACTCCAAACCACTGGCTTAGGTTGTGTTTTGAGGTTGATCCGCGCAGTGAACCCATCAACTCAGATTGCACACAGGTTGGTAAGAAGTTCAGATCAACCGGCCTGTCCACCAATCTTTGTTTGACATGTGCTGTCGTCAGCCTCTGCCCTACCAAAGTGAACTGATGTAGTCACGACTAAGAAATCAAGACAAAACACTTAATAATTTGGCCAATGAAAGGGACAATTTCCAGTAAACTGACTTCACGCTCCAGTAACCACGCTTATGGCAAGCGTTTGAAAGCAAGCGTTGCCCATGAGAAAGATGTCGTAAAACTGAATGTCAAGGCACTTCCCCATGTGAGGATCTTGTCTTTGAGTGACACGTTTGTGAGGCAACAAAGTAATTCAACTAAAACTATTAGAGTACGTAAAAGTATTAAACACTTGGCAACTCCAATTTTACTCAGTGAAACACTCTCGATAAAACGTATGagcacagtttacatggtagcTTTGGTGTTGCTGCTAACCTGGCCGGAAACCTACTGTCACTGATAATCATATGTCAAATTATATATGTGTCTTAaatagtgattttttttgtcatttcagattaTATTCCAGAAGGTTCCCTAGAAATGACTTTGAATAAAGTCTAATTAGCCTGAGAAGAAAGTCAGATAAATACGAGCAAATACTTAAGCGGAAATTGAGAATGAAAAGCTTTAGATTTAAAACTTAAGAGCATAATAAATCTTCTTACTCTCAGCGTGAAAACAGATTCCATTCCAGCTGTTTAGGTCTTACAACAATATGAATTCATATTTATTTGGGTTTAAATGATGGAATAAATTTCCTTATATTTAGTCTCAAATTAGAGTACCTTCAAGGAAACCTTCTGGAACGTTATTAGGAAATTACAGACCTATAAAACAGAGCCATATactctttaaaaataacaatatttaattttttttgacaGCTTAGTAGAGTTTGGTCCATCACAGGACTTAAATATGATTTGTActtgtttttctgtattgtttgtatacatcaataaataaaaaatacttcaTCTGGTAAATAGAATTACTTATGTCACACTTGTAAAACTATAATAAACCTATGAGGTGTGCAGTGAGTAACACTTGAATTCAAATAAACATCTTAGACAGGCAATCTTTTGTGGTTAAGCTCAAGTAACAAAAGTTAAAACACCCTTCCATCTTTGATTTGAGTTTCTTAAGGAAACGAATTGCACGCCGTGACAAGAGCTGTTGTCACTTTCTGTTACTTCACTGATCACCACGCTTACAGTATTTCTCAATCACGCACAGGTTCTACATGAACTGGAGTTGCCAAGTCGCTGTCACAGGTACTGAAGTGTGAGGTTAGGTGACCAAACGGGGTGAAACCAAGGTAAAATCAGTACAGTACCCCACAAAGCTGCCTGCAAGTAGAGCTAACGTGTAGCCTTTGACTTGAGCTTTGATTTTTGTACGCAGGAAATAGAACCAGGCGTTTCCACATAAAATACCCACAATTCCATTTTTACTATTTACAAACTCATAAATATATAGTCTACAGTAGGAATCATTTTCCCCCCAAACGatcatacaaaaaacaacagaccATAAAAAACTctgaacacaaataaaatagatTATTTCTatcaaaagagaaacaaaaagaaaaacaaaagaattaaaatgtattcatatTCCTTTGGAGTGTTTTGCTTTGTTGATCTGTAGCAGTACTTGTGATGTCAAGCCCTCGGGAGATTTTAAGACCTGAGTGTCTTCAGTCAGGTGCAGATCACAATAGCGCTGAGATCCCTGGGAGGGGACAGGCCCGAGGCCTGATTCATGTAATCCTACACTgaacatacaaagaaaaaattttaaaaaaggggggtAAGGACTGGGAGAGGGGTAAAGAGAGTTAAAAGATCACAGGTCATCACCACCCTAAGATTCAGGGGACTGCTCTGACAGGGTGTTGAGCAGGTTTTTGTAGGCTGGGGAGTTCATGTAGCGGGGATACGAGTCTCTTTGCATTAGTGTGTAGATCTGCAGCTGGGCATCGTCAAAGGTGTGCGATGTGGGCTCCAGCATGTTCCTGTTAATCGTCTCGCGCACACGGGAGTCAAGGCTCACCTGGGAGTCGAGAGAATAGCCCGTTAGGGAAGAACAGCGTGTGCTCTTTTTGTACGACAAAAACTTGAGAAATGTTACTGTTTGCTTCACGACTGAAAATTTGATGACAATCTGAAAGCTAATAGACTGTATAGAAAAGATGGACCAGGGCTCTGTGCAGTCACTCACTGAAGCCTCCAGTGGAGCATTTTGGCTGTCACCATCTAGCAGCTGGATTACTGGTGTGATCCAAGGCATGGATCACACCAGTAAAACCAAGAAAACTTTACAATCATGCAGTAGTGGCTTATTGTTCTGTATTCTCTGTATTGATATTTTTCCCCAAGGGGACAATAAGTTAAAAAATGAACACCATGCTGTATAACAAAAAGAATCTAAACTAGTGATTAAGAGTGGAAGTGCATTAAGAAAGTGTCCAAACAGGAAGAAAGAAACAGGGTCATTTTTGCATTCTTAGCCATTCAGAGCCAaaggctacatccatcttttatatacagtctttgaACTGGTTAACTTAGCTTTGCACAAAGACTGGAGTCAAGGGGAAATGGCTAACCGTTGCCTAACGCTAACAGTTTATATCACTAGATGTTTAAAGCTCACTATGTAAGGAGTGTGCTGCTGTTTCTAGATGTTCTAGATGCGccctcacactcacacatacttTCAGTATTTGTTCGAACAGGTCGCTAAATTTTGTAAAACGATTAAATCAAAGCTCTCTGACCTCTTTAGGCGATAGAATGGAGATGTAGTCTTCGTAGATGACCCGAGCCTTCTCCTCTATCATACTCTTATTGGTCTCTTTCCTGAACTCCTCACAGGCTAGCCAGAAAAGCATGTTCTCCTCGCTGAACTCAGTGCGAAGAAACTGTCGAAAAGAGTTTCTCCCCGCTGGACAGCACATCAGCTTGTCAAACGACTGCCCCCATGAGCGCACCTCCTCCAACGTGGGCTTAGGACTGTGAAGAATAAGCGAGAGAGTGCCTTTAGCCAAGAGGATGCATTtaactacaaaaaaaagaatcaaaacacatttttgtacaGTGATATAAGCTGACCAGTCTTCACAGTCTGTGGTCCCTTCCTTGACGTCATAAGATGCCTTTCGGTTCCTATCATCTCGATCTTCATTCCTAATGGTAACACAGACATATAAACATACTTGGTGTGCGAAATAAGAATTTTATACCATAACAGTTACTATGAATACATTTAGCTTTCCTCCATTTTATTAGCAGGTGTGCTGACAAAGGAGCTCTTTATTAGAATATTTATTAATCATACAAATACATCAATAATTTATATGAAGTGCAAGTTAAATGTAGTACAACATATTCGGCCTTTAAAGTCATGCACAAGTCCACGCagagtgaatgtgtgtatgaaatcaAGTAATGATTATTTCTACTGTGTATGACACGTCACAATGTGTCTTCTAGGCCAAAGTGTGTATTCATGTAGCTTGATTTACTTAACCAACAGCCGTAATCACAAACATGTAAAGTTAACTataatgagaagaagctgaGACCAATAATTGTCATTTTTGCTTGAAAACCTACTTTGTAATTTGCTGTATGCACTCTCTCTGTATGTACACATTTAACCACCATTTTTTAATCGTGTGAGTGTGCTTGATGTTACATGGCTGCACTGATATCTTTGGACATGAAGCATTGCAACTGCTTTCCAAGTACTGGACACTTCATGGGCAGCAACTAAATAGTGTCATGATAAATGATTGACAGATGAGCTCCCTCCTAGCCTCCTACAACGGCACAAACACCAAGCAGAAACTGACTGGACAAACGCCTCTCGTGGGCTGTCcactcctgggttttaaatcaAAGCCAGCACGGCGGTGCTTTTGCAAACTGACTCTTATATAATGAAAATAGTTCACTTAATGGTGTTTCCAAATAGGGGGCAGATTTATCTTAGTGGGTTAAGCAGGAGACATGTATGCTGTAAGACTAATCCAGAAgacctgggtttgaatccaccctGAGGCCACTGTCCTATCAGAGAAAGGTTAAAAAGCCTcacaaaaaaagtttgtttccCCCAAAAATATTTGAGGTTCAGTTGTAAGTTTAAAAGTTTCTTGCAACTTTAGCCATATGTCAGCATCGTTTAAATATGCTCTCTGTACTGTACTCAATTACAGAAAATTACAGagtcaaatatatatttgccAACTactttgatttttactccaACTCTAAGTTTCCCGtaacattacagaaatcaagacAATTAATGGGCTTATTAAAACTGTGAAATGGGCCCAGCAGATGTACTCCCTGCATGATCTTTAGTTCATTGTTGTCACGGTGCTGCTAGACACAgattcacaaaaaaaaagaaaaaatgtcaaGCCCATGAAACACAAGCTGAATCCTGCGGTTGAGACATGGTAGCTGAGAGTGTCCTGCCTTGTGTGCAATAATGTCGGCCATGTTTGTGCCACAATTGGTGATTTCTCGGTTGGGGAAACACCTACCAGGAACAGCTACAGCAGCAACACCAGCAGAAGCAACATGCATTCGAGCCCCGTGGGTTAGCCTGGCCCGGCTGGTCCTGCTGGGCCGGTGCAGTTCCCCCCGCTGCCGACTCCTGCTGCACCGACATCTGCCTCTTTCGCATCTCCATCCGCTCTGATCCCATGGGCTATAGACAgaggggaggggagagggaggcgCTGAGTTCAGACTGTTCATGTCAGAAATAGTATTCAACAGAGATTTTGTCTTGTAAGAAAAATCTCTTGGCCTGCAATGCATTCATGTGATACAAATCAGTCCCAGGGTAACAAGGGTAGTAAGGGCATCACTGGGTGTTCTGACAGTAGAGCTGATGATAGTGTGAAATCCTGATCATGAGTCTATTTTTTCCCTAGTACTTTCACCAGGACAGATTCATCAAATTTATTTAGATTTGCCTCACAGGTTGACACCAATCTGTTTCTTAGATGGGCTGCTGATGCTTTCTGGTCGAAGCATGTGCCGGCATCCCCAGAGGTCTCGCTGCAAAGGAATGCTGTTTTGAGGAAACAAGTATGGAGTAACACTTTGCTGATTTTGTTTTGCCTGCTGCCAAATATGCACCCGCCAAGAACATTTCAGTCTTTCTAATCTCAAACTGGCTGTGTGCTCCCTCACACActccaaaaaaaagagagtggaTTTTAGACCATAGGTTCGATATCTGTAATCCAACATGTAAAATATCCCATTTGTGAACGCCTTGTTGTAAAAGCACCACATTAAAAGATTTACAATGTTCACTGAATCCAAGTGGAGCAATAAATTAAATACACTTGCAAATATTGAAAATATTTGCCTTTTTTCAGGGGGAGTGAGGAGGGATTTGTAGTTGACAAGCTCAGATTGTCACGAACCTCTGGGCTACATTTATCATGTACATGAGTAATTACTGTGACTATAGGTCTGTAGTGTATTCATCAGAATCCCCTTGGTGTGTAGGCCTATAGACTACAGACAGGCTACGCTCACAGAATGACTTCTTGTCTGATTTTAACAAATGTGTCATCACCAGGTCAGGCACTGCCAAATCCTGTCAGATCATTTATGTAACAAAGCTGTCGGCATCATCCGGCCACTACCTGACACAAGAAACGatgcttaaaaaaatgtctAGAGATTTGGTCCACGGGTGGCGGGGAGGGCTGAAGGCGCAGCTTGCAAATCTATAACCGCAGCATCGCTCTATCACATCCTTTAGAGAATACAATACCGTTTGGTCATTTCTAAAATGGATCCGTGTTCTCACTCAGATTCGGAGCTGGCTTCAGCTGCAGATTTCGTGCGCCTTGCCGAATGGCATATTTTACGCGTTAGGTGTTCGGGTACTTCAAAGCTGACACTATTGCAGTAGGCTATGCTTCGACTCAACAGCCATAGACGATGAAatggggggaggaggaggtggggggtGGTCGTATCAATTCAGAGAATAAATCATGATAACGCCAAATAAACCGCTGTTCTCCTTCACAGCGGCATAAACGTGGACGACACTGAGGTTTAATGGCTCCTGGGCGATTTCACAGCAGAAACCATTGCATTAGCAAGTCGCGAATCATATCAATGGAAAGTGCCACCACGAAGAACCATAGAGCTTCATCGCCCTGGACAACCACCGAAAAGACACTGCCTAGACCTGTTAAAAGCCCGCTGTACAGCTAGATAGTGGCATgccattaaagaaaaaagaaaaaaaaataccggGAAACGGCCTCAAACACAACATGTCAGTGCAATGATACATCGCTTTTTCTACCAGTACTTACAATTTCACCATGTATGCACAGCGAGAAGAGGTAATTCTTTGCCTTGATTACATCCGATGGCACATAAGGCTTTTTCCCCCCCGACCGGCTGCTTCAAGTCAGTACGCATGCGTCCTCTCTCAAGCTCGTAGTAGACCGACGAAGAGCATAAAACCCTACAGTATGGCACAGGTTTGCTGAGCAGGTACTGAAAGACTCCAGTAAGAGACCATTATAGGAATAACTGCGTGAGGCAAGTTTATTAGAAACTCGTACCAggtatataaataataaattaataaaacatcctAAAACTTAACGCTACTGCTATTTAGAAAAAATCTCAACAAGAATACcagggaaaaaaacactttttagtcGGGGTGACTGCGCCAGTGAGGCTTTGCTTGAAGTCGCTGTCTGTGGTGCTGAAACCTTCAGCGGCTAATGAAGTGCACCACTGCGTTCAGCTAAACCCTGCAGGAGGATGGCATGACTTTGCCAACTAATGTTAAATCATTTGTGAAGTTTAGTGTGACATTACGTCGTGAGAGAAACCCTGGAGCTCATATTTCAACGCATGGATACGCCATGCACAAATTCAGATGCATACGGTATGTTTTATCCGCTCACAGGAGAATATATTTGTTTAAACGCTTTTTCTGGCTTAACCAGAAACAGGGGAGGGATGACGAAACTATATATTTGAATGCTGTTGCAATACTTCTACCTCTAAATCCTTTCAATGTGAATTGTCTCTTTTGGATATAAGTGAATAGGCTTCTATTTCCTCCTCTATCCTCCCCCCTAATTTCCTTCCCTTTACAGAGTATTATCTATCAGACTTACGTGTTTTAATCCACAGCACAGGCCTGCGACTCGTGTTATTCTAAAAGACAACACTGCCACCTGGAGGTTGACTGAGCTACGGCACTAACATGATGTGCTCCGTGCATCTACAACATAGGAAGACACCATATTCTGCTGACTTAAAGTGTGCCCATGGATTTCAACATGGAAAGCTTTTTGGAGTGTTATGAGCTCTCACTTGGTTTTCCCTGATCATTTTACACATGTGCACAGGTATTACAGTGTATAATTATGCAGTACAATATATTTTCATACATCTTCAGTGTGATCCATtatatgccattaatgacactTTTGCTTTGACTATAGGCCATGTATTGCTTTTTTAGTATCACCAGGTGGCACTCTGCCCACAATACCTGTCTTTTCTGCAGAACTAAAGTGTAACACACCCAGTTTATTCCTCTTAATTTACACCAGAGCTTTTGTGCGGTGTCTTTTGGGGCCATGTTGCCAGTCAAGATGCCTCCTGGTGCCCTAAAAAATAATCTCACCAATTCCACACTGGAATAAGAAGTGGTACAAAATGTGAGTGTGGAGACTCCATGGAGAACTGTTCTTACACTTTCTGCAAAAACCCAGTACTGTTCTATGACATTGCCAGTGGCTCCACTTGGGAAACAGGCATTCATCTGTTCTGTTATTTTATCAAAAAAGGGGGCAAAGAGTGAATTTGTTTCCTGCTCACATTATTTACTTTGTGACTGAGCTCAACCGGGGTGCACTTAGAGCACTGACACGTCTTTATTACCCCCGAGATGTTATCATGTGACTTTCTCCACAGCACTTCATTTAACACCTCCCCTTGTGTTCATGTTAGACCCACAGATAGCCCTGTGAGGttgacacatgcacatacacacaagcaaTAAATGATACTTATGTGGGTGTATGCTTTAacgcacacacacttcctcAGATGGCACAAGGTCGAGCAGAAGTGGGAGTTTGCCTGAACACACAAGGTCACAAAGGAGAATAGGACGACAGAGCCGTGTGACAAGATTAATAGAATATTTCAGTTGGTGATTAAAGTGATTCAAGTCATTGTGTGGGTTAAAGGGAGACAGAATGAACTTTAGATTTGATTACTGGAGCTAAATATGCAGGTAGGTTCTGGAGACGGTCTATGGTTACCAACTTAAACACTTCAAGAGATCATGCATGGTATCTGTGAGAAGCTGTTCAatcaaatcaatcaatcaaatatAATTTTATCTCTCTTTGAATCTAActtgccatttttgtttttttattgttgttttgtaaTGAATTGTTCTGTTCCCCTGAAGTGTGTTGATCAAATTGCTGTTTGCACTCTAAATGTCAGACTCAGTTTAATCATGCCTTTAATCAGTTTTGCTAATTATTGTAACTGAGTCACAGATTCATCActtcttttgcttttaaatttaACATCACTTTATCTACGTAACTTGGGGGCGATGGGTCGCTTCACAGAGGGATCCAGTTCAGCAAAATTATTTAGAGGCAAATAGATTTGTTTCAGGATAATTTAAACAATTTTAATACTTTGCAGGACAAATAATTTTGTAGCTTTGTGCACAGCAACATCCTGTAATACTGGATCCGCTTTCTTAAATGTCATGAAAATCTTGTGTGTAATTCTGAGTTTTACAGTCCATTCAGAGCCTATGCTGATCTCTGGAGCTGAATCGAGTCATAGACATTTCATTTCTCATATGCTAATGTTTAAGTTTATTTCAAAGGTACGATGTACTTTTGCATGACCACTTATGCCCATCATGCAGTTATGCCAGATTTAGCCATGTGGTTAATTTCATCTGCAGTTGTTGGCAGGTGGCATTtacacacaataaaacaaaatgcaaaggaATCTATGAATAAACATGAGCCTGAAGCAGATGACTGACAAAAAATCCTATAACCATACAACATATCAAACAAATGTCAAAAGCAAGTATAAAAttcacaaacaaaagcacatgAACACGATTACACAATCATTAGTAAAACagtggtttttggttttttgtttttgattatcCAATAACTACCATTTGTGGCAAACCTTGGGAGATACTGTGGGACTTTGTTCTGTTGGTAGAGTTTTTCACACCTGTTATGAAAAAGCCAACTGCAGAAAAGCactgaaaagcattttaaaatgcattctcgtctacatggatgttttgaattttgtttaaagaacttatttttCACTAATATGGGGATGGTGTGCATCCTCATAGAGGGGAGTTCACCATGGGACAACATAATAATAAGTAACTGTAAATAActgtaacataaataaaaataataaactggGAGGGAACTTGTTTAAGCATTGCTGTATAGAATATGTATGTCTATTCCCAATGCCAGAAAGTAAGCGCAGTCTTGGCTTCTccattttaatttgattttacaTCTTTGTTCATTTGCGTTAATGTGAACGCTGCTGGAACATTCGCTCAGTTTGTTATTCTTTCATGTATTGCGAATCAATTCTGTTGCCTTGCTCCATGCACACTGTCTGTTGTATCTCTGCCGAACCTGGAGGAGGAATGGAAggcccttttctttctctctctttgaatTGAAGTGTCTAAGGACACAGAGTGATCTGTTCTGTGTACCAGTAGCTCAGTTTGACTCAAGAAAGTTAGTGAACACAGAAAGCATCATTCTCTGCTTGAGTCCGCCAGCAGTCACAAAATGGAAAGAGGTCTCATTGGACCTCTTTCCAGTCTGACCTCTTTGAAATAAAGGTTAAGAGCTCGGGCCTTTTCCGGACATGGCAATTATAATTTTTGTAATTCTGTCTGAACTTTGTCTCTTTGCAATTGGAGCATAATTAAACAATCACGTGTAAATGAATGAAATTTCTTTCACAGTTGGTTTTGAAAAAAGCTGTCTGAATATGATAAAGTGTTGCTAAGATAACAACAGGCCAAGCCATGTTTTGGTAGAAAATAAGTATTCATGTGCCAAAGGTGAAGTTCATTAtccaaaacaaatcaaataaagTCCATAGTCGATCATTTTAATAGCCTGATATCAAAAGCTGCACATGAATGATCATCACTGTGACAGACTGAGCATAGACTTAGTAGACTCAGAGTTATTCTGACGTGAAGATACGTCAGGGTGTCCTGGCGATCTGAAGGTTTCAACCTGCGCTTCAGTGTCCACGGTTTGAAATCAGATTGAGACGTTTGCTGCATCTCGGTGACAGACTGACAACTCCCCGATTTTTAAGTTAGTTATCTGCATCTGCTAAGGCAAGATAACTCTTTACTTGCTCTCATCAGTATATGTTAACAGAAAATGTGTAACCCCAGTGCTTTATCATTGTCTACCATGAGAAGGGTTTTTATGGCTTTCTAAGATTGATGTTAACATCCACAAGTTTCAATAAACTGTGTGCACTCACGTTTCATGACTGTGAGTTTAGTCTAGCTTGGGTTGATATTGTTACACATATTAACTGAAAATCAACAAGCCGTGTTCCTGCACTAAGATTCCTGACTGCAGAATAACTTTCTTTGATAACCTGAACTGACTCCTCTCTCATTATGGAAACAGCTCCCTTGTCCTCACAGTTCTCTTACAATCCCTTCCCCACTGTGAATAGCAACACGACTCTCCTTACTACAGAAAGCCATCGGAAATCTTTGTTTATCCCTTTACCGAGAATGATTCTGTTGCCAAACTCCAAGCAAAATCACATTGTAAGCCTGTGAGTGTATCCACAACACTCTGATTCGGTCATTACTTATTAAATATCGCGCTGAGATGTTAATGCAGGTTGTCAGCCATTTTTGTGTGACTGACCATGTGATTTGGTTTTTAGATTTCTAATGACTTGTATCACACTATTTCAAGGCACGCTATCTTTTAATCTTCTTAAGCCCCGTTCAAACAGGAAGTGCGTCCCTGAATAGAAGTTTGGCGTGAAGCAAAAAAAGCTGATGATGCTACAAGAGCAATCTGGTTGCTGTAACAACAAAAGATAGCATGAAGGATGTCTCATTTGCTGAGGATTACAATAGTCAACAGTAGTATTCTGTTAATTTTTAGATATCTTGTGTTGATTATTGGCGCTGTATTACATAAGAACCATACTGCTAAGCATGTAGAAAATTCTGTAAAATATATTCTGaggaaaatgtattaaattgtTATAGAGTTTTAGGTTTACTTAATTAGACAGAGACTGCATGAGTTCCATGAAAATTAGCTCCAAATAAAATGGTAGTAGTAGCATTAGTATTAGTGCTATatataacaataaataataattttaaaaagcaatagaaaaaaacaaacaacaaaacaaaaactacacatcCATACCTCAAGGCACACCATCTCCTGTTCCTCTCGGTCTGGGTCATTATAGTTGACTGGGTACCCCGCACCATGCCGGCAGGCCCGGACCAGTCCCCGTATCCGCTGCCACATCAGGGCCCTAGTGCGTTTGATCCCCCGCAGTGTAGACGTGGGCCTGATCTCCCACTGCCTCACTGCTCTAGCATATGGCATGCTCCGACCATGAGGCCTCACTCACCACGTGAGGCTCAAGTCTCTTTGAGATCATAAGAAATCCACGCTTTTCACTCCTTTCCTCTCTATGTTGTCCCGGCGTCCATTCTGTAGCACATCGcgacagagagagcgagaggtgGGGAAAAGCATGAGCGACCCTGACGAAGAGAGCAGTGTTTACAAGGGAGAGGGCAGAAGGGGATTAGGACAATGTCCCCAGTGGATGCAATCCTGATTCCTCTGTGCTTTAGTGCGTCTCACCAGCTTAGGCCAGATTAAGCCTGGAGGTCTTAGTGTCTGAGTTAGATGGACAGTGAAGGGACTAGTGGTAGACCTGGAATCATTTGTGATTGTAAATGTTGAATTCTATTCCAATGGAAATTGTTAAATGGACCTTGTAGAAGAAACATTTGGCAAGAATAAGTCTAACGCTATTAATATGCACACATACAATCTGCTGGCAACAGTGGTGCCAGCCTCTTTTTATTAGGGGTTTTACTGAGAAGATTCTGATGTGTCATACTTGTGTGCTTATTACAGACATGCATGGATCAACACAGATCTAACGTCTTTGGTGTGAGCTCTCATCTGACTTTAGTGCTCTGTCATCCACACAAATCCACAAAGTTCAAACACCTCATCAGCCAACAGCAAAGCTGATTGTGATTGATTGGCTGGTGTCTTCTCATTTTCAATCCTCTGgaatattttaaatgttacagTCTATAATTATAAATTCTACTTTCTTGTGTTAATATTTAAGCTTTTAACTTTGTCTTGGTTGTGTTTATTAGATTTCATTAGTCAACTGAAATGTAATAAATGCAACCACGACAAAATATTATCAACTGACTAGGGTAATAAATTATTTACGAGCCACCAATTTCCACCATGTGCCTGAATTATTTAGATAGGCAGATATAGAGCATCTTCTTGATATGTTAATAATTTGAATAAATGAGGATTTTGATGTGAAAGAGCTCCTGctgtaattacatttaaatactGTGTTTCAAAAGGATGGCAGcactttcagtctttttcttcaGTAATTCGGCTACAGCTCTCAATACAATGGCAAACTGAATAAGAAATACAGGTTAAAACATGCTCAAGCAATGAACAATAAACTCTTTAAGCGGCCCATATCAACACATGGTAAATGGCAGTGGGTTGACATGCAAGaatattaaatgaaatattttatcTTTACTGTAAAGATCAGGATTTGCTTAACTGTAAGTAACTAATGGtattttaaaagtgaaagtCGTGCATTAATAATAACACTTaagacttcttcttcttctgctctgtTAAGGGGctg from Pelmatolapia mariae isolate MD_Pm_ZW linkage group LG18, Pm_UMD_F_2, whole genome shotgun sequence includes the following:
- the rgs20 gene encoding regulator of G-protein signaling 20 isoform X2: MGSERMEMRKRQMSVQQESAAGGTAPAQQDQPGQANPRGSNACCFCWCCCCSCSWNEDRDDRNRKASYDVKEGTTDCEDCPKPTLEEVRSWGQSFDKLMCCPAGRNSFRQFLRTEFSEENMLFWLACEEFRKETNKSMIEEKARVIYEDYISILSPKEVSLDSRVRETINRNMLEPTSHTFDDAQLQIYTLMQRDSYPRYMNSPAYKNLLNTLSEQSPES
- the rgs20 gene encoding regulator of G-protein signaling 20 isoform X1, whose translation is MPYARAVRQWEIRPTSTLRGIKRTRALMWQRIRGLVRACRHGAGYPVNYNDPDREEQEMVCLEPMGSERMEMRKRQMSVQQESAAGGTAPAQQDQPGQANPRGSNACCFCWCCCCSCSWNEDRDDRNRKASYDVKEGTTDCEDCPKPTLEEVRSWGQSFDKLMCCPAGRNSFRQFLRTEFSEENMLFWLACEEFRKETNKSMIEEKARVIYEDYISILSPKEVSLDSRVRETINRNMLEPTSHTFDDAQLQIYTLMQRDSYPRYMNSPAYKNLLNTLSEQSPES